From Alphaproteobacteria bacterium, a single genomic window includes:
- a CDS encoding acyl-CoA thioesterase produces the protein MSSSFTPSLDNLASRTIAMPRDTNPSGDIFGGWLLSQMDLAGGFLAAIKAKGRITTVAIKEMTFHKPVHVGDEVSCYGEITRVGNTSLTVYIEAWVHRLKSDEKIKVTEGEFIYVAIDDEGKPVPVSR, from the coding sequence TCTTTTACACCAAGCCTCGACAATCTTGCAAGCCGAACTATTGCCATGCCGAGAGATACGAACCCAAGTGGTGATATTTTTGGCGGCTGGCTGCTGTCTCAAATGGATCTTGCGGGTGGTTTTTTAGCGGCCATAAAGGCAAAAGGCCGCATTACGACTGTTGCCATTAAGGAGATGACCTTTCACAAGCCGGTCCACGTTGGTGATGAAGTCAGCTGTTACGGAGAAATCACCCGAGTCGGCAATACATCTCTGACCGTTTATATCGAAGCCTGGGTCCATCGGCTGAAGTCCGATGAAAAGATTAAGGTCACCGAGGGTGAGTTTATCTATGTGGCCATTGATGATGAGGGAAAGCCGGTGCCGGTTAGCAGATGA